Proteins co-encoded in one Pithys albifrons albifrons isolate INPA30051 unplaced genomic scaffold, PitAlb_v1 scaffold_42, whole genome shotgun sequence genomic window:
- the HOXC13 gene encoding homeobox protein Hox-C13 has protein sequence MTAPLGLPPRWPDGLACRCEDAPREKNRMEGLGHCREMMPHAGLAVPTAPPPPPPPQGAAYAELAAAEPPRQCPSGAASSAALGYGYPFGGGYYGCRLSHSHGVNLQQKPCAYHPGEKYPEAGGPLAGEELPSRAKEFAFYPGFPSSYQAVPGYLDVSVVPGLGGHPEPRHDALLPMEGYQHWALSNGWDGQVYCSKEQSQSAHLWKSPFPDVVPLQPEVSSYRRGRKKRVPYTKIQLKELEKEYAASKFITKEKRRRISATTNLSERQVTIWFQNRRVKEKKVVNKSKTAHLHAT, from the exons ATGACGGCACCCCTCGGGCTCCCCCCGCGCTGGCCCGACGGCCTCGCCTGCCGCTGCGAGGACGCCCCGCGGGAGAAGAACCGCATGGAAGGGCTGGGGCACTGCCGGGAGATGATGCCCCACGCGGGGCTCGCCGTGCCcaccgcgccgccgccgccgccgccgccgcagggAGCCGCGTACGCGGAGCTGGCGGCCGCCGAGCCCCCCCGGCAGTGCCCGTCGGGGGCGGCTTCCAGCGCCGCGCTGGGCTACGGGTACCCCTTCGGGGGGGGCTACTACGGCTGCAGGTTGTCGCACTCCCACGGAGTCAACTTGCAGCAGAAACCCTGCGCGTACCACCCTGGGGAGAAGTACCCCGAGGCCGGCGGACCCCTGGCCGGCGAGGAGCTGCCGTCGAGGGCCAAAGAATTCGCCTTTTATCCCGGTTTTCCCAGTTCCTACCAGGCGGTCCCTGGCTATTTGGACGTGTCGGTGGTCCCGGGGCTCGGGGGTCACCCGGAACCGAGACACGACGCTTTGCTTCCCATGGAAGGTTACCAACACTGGGCTCTTTCTAATGGCTGGGATGGGCAAGTGTACTGCTCCAAAGAGCAATCGCAGTCCGCACACCTCTGGAAATCACCTTTCCCAG ACGTGGTCCCCTTACAACCCGAAGTCAGCAGCTATAGGAGGGGACGAAAAAAAAGGGTCCCTTACACCAAAatccagctgaaggagctggaaaaggagtACGCGGCCAGCAAATTCATCACcaaagagaagaggaggaggatttCGGCCACCACCAACCTGTCTGAGCGCCAAGTGACTATCTGGTTCCAGAACCGGAGAGTCAAGGAGAAGAAAGTGGTCAACAAATCCAAGACAGCACATCTCCACGCCACCTGA